From Streptomyces sp. TLI_053, a single genomic window includes:
- a CDS encoding GNAT family N-acetyltransferase, whose product MSEVPAITVRDLVAADEKDWRRLWAGYLEFYGSTVPAEATDSTWRRLLDPHQPLLGRVAEHDGTVIGITNSVLHHSTWLTGQVCYLEDLFVDPAHRGLGAGRLLLQDLFDLAAVRGWARVHWLTAHDNPARRLYDTFVPADHYVHYERDLPTGPTPADRP is encoded by the coding sequence ATGTCCGAAGTCCCCGCGATCACCGTCCGCGACCTCGTCGCTGCCGACGAGAAGGACTGGCGCCGGCTGTGGGCCGGATACCTCGAGTTCTACGGGTCCACCGTGCCCGCGGAGGCCACCGACTCCACCTGGCGGAGGCTCCTCGATCCGCACCAGCCACTGCTGGGACGTGTCGCCGAGCACGACGGCACCGTGATCGGCATCACCAACAGCGTGCTGCACCACAGCACATGGCTCACCGGCCAGGTCTGTTACCTGGAGGACCTCTTCGTGGACCCCGCCCACCGCGGGCTGGGCGCGGGCCGCCTGCTGCTCCAGGACCTCTTCGACCTCGCCGCCGTCCGTGGTTGGGCACGCGTCCACTGGCTCACCGCCCACGACAACCCGGCCCGCCGCCTCTACGACACCTTCGTCCCGGCCGACCACTACGTCCACTACGAGCGGGACCTGCCCACCGGGCCGACCCCGGCCGACCGGCCCTGA
- a CDS encoding fibronectin type III domain-containing protein produces MLTLLVSLALVLGTVTGSASAQGAGTRDSAAAAAALCGTHATSFSTPGEEGAPMTARLGCAKDAGGLRALAANDDDLVLAFDFPAAGRRQQARDLTAAVVAETRADQDAGMSLGAAFTQRAREHGVGIYPTQQGSAEFRGTVHAVDDSLVVVTPMDVIGFEETWWQKFIASGVGVAVSILVGAGCLVTFGPGAPAAAPVCGAVSGALGSLTTEILNAAFDGKSVADGTVWADAVAASVWPAVAGAFGGALLNWAASSGPTAIAELQTALRNFGTKLGNLGNTLGFMANALNPFAPRLLDSLRRLQRGVGNSSVPLRVLVVGDSMTQGMEGDWTWRYRLWEWFRNQHVAVDFVGPYRGTKQPDAPNGPPGPPPLQGEIENPSAVPPPVDGAYAQGVPAGFDSDHFAVWGRQAAQDKDLIGPVVAQYRPDLVLFGIGFNDMGWLVSDAPGTLESVKAMVDRARAAKPDLRFAVANVPMRPLIEGRQDLIVKTRQYNTLLAKAIPSWSTPASPVEPVDWEGAYSCDTNTCPAAYDNLHPNALGEFQIASAFERTLHDGYGIGQFVPSIPGTVPRRPVLPVNSVVAESAPSGVKVTWTPVFGARGYTVRYRLAGLTEWNEARVWTNRYDTTWTEDGWTWEYQVRTDNDGDGESVWSGTVTATAHPETAAPPRNIVTRATATGVDVSWDAATGPHTDGIDRYQIITWDRDVPGAYIGGTAVRGTSVHIDGLVPGHHYLVALVTWNRAGGGMPGVARSVTIGAGVPPVPANLRIASVDPTTVQLNWQGSPEAAGYRVWVRNVSDHSPVSPEPYVTDTPDHRIAFLFPGNWNYEFCVTAINGASESARTPCVSVPLPPPSTGTAQLPSAGGESPTAPEDLLVRRGQLADPRRDLVAAAPAG; encoded by the coding sequence GTGCTGACTCTGCTGGTCTCGCTGGCCCTGGTGCTCGGCACGGTCACCGGATCCGCCTCCGCGCAGGGCGCCGGGACGCGGGATTCCGCCGCCGCAGCCGCCGCCTTGTGCGGCACGCACGCCACGTCCTTCTCCACCCCCGGGGAGGAGGGAGCGCCCATGACGGCGCGCCTGGGCTGTGCCAAGGACGCGGGCGGTCTGCGCGCGCTCGCGGCGAACGACGACGACCTGGTGCTGGCCTTCGACTTCCCCGCCGCCGGGCGCCGTCAGCAGGCACGTGACCTCACCGCGGCGGTGGTCGCCGAGACCCGGGCCGACCAGGACGCCGGGATGTCGCTGGGTGCGGCGTTCACCCAGCGTGCCCGGGAGCACGGTGTCGGGATCTATCCGACGCAGCAGGGCAGCGCCGAATTCCGGGGCACCGTGCACGCCGTGGACGACAGCCTCGTGGTGGTCACCCCGATGGATGTCATCGGCTTCGAGGAGACCTGGTGGCAGAAGTTCATCGCCAGCGGGGTCGGGGTCGCCGTCAGCATCCTGGTCGGGGCCGGGTGCCTGGTCACCTTCGGGCCCGGCGCGCCGGCGGCCGCTCCGGTGTGCGGCGCGGTCTCCGGCGCCCTCGGCTCCCTCACCACCGAGATCCTGAACGCGGCCTTCGACGGCAAGTCGGTCGCCGACGGCACCGTCTGGGCGGACGCCGTGGCCGCCTCGGTCTGGCCGGCGGTGGCCGGAGCGTTCGGCGGGGCCCTGCTGAACTGGGCGGCGAGCAGCGGTCCCACCGCCATCGCCGAGCTGCAGACGGCCCTGCGCAACTTCGGGACGAAGCTCGGGAACCTCGGCAACACCCTCGGCTTCATGGCGAACGCCCTGAACCCCTTCGCGCCGCGCCTGCTGGACTCGCTGCGGCGCCTCCAGCGGGGTGTCGGCAACAGCTCCGTGCCGCTGCGGGTCCTGGTGGTGGGGGATTCCATGACCCAGGGCATGGAGGGCGACTGGACCTGGCGGTACCGGCTCTGGGAGTGGTTCAGGAACCAGCACGTCGCCGTCGACTTCGTCGGCCCGTACCGGGGGACCAAGCAGCCGGACGCGCCGAACGGTCCGCCCGGCCCGCCGCCGCTGCAGGGCGAGATCGAGAACCCCTCGGCCGTGCCTCCGCCCGTCGACGGCGCGTACGCCCAGGGTGTTCCGGCCGGCTTCGACAGCGACCACTTCGCCGTGTGGGGGCGTCAGGCGGCCCAGGACAAGGACCTGATCGGGCCCGTGGTCGCGCAGTACCGGCCCGACCTCGTCCTCTTCGGCATCGGCTTCAACGACATGGGGTGGCTCGTCAGCGATGCCCCCGGCACGCTGGAGAGCGTGAAGGCGATGGTCGACCGGGCGCGCGCGGCCAAGCCCGACCTCCGTTTCGCCGTGGCGAACGTCCCGATGCGGCCCCTGATCGAGGGCCGGCAGGACCTGATCGTCAAGACCCGGCAGTACAACACCCTGCTGGCGAAAGCGATCCCGAGCTGGAGCACGCCCGCCTCCCCGGTCGAGCCGGTCGACTGGGAGGGGGCGTACAGCTGCGACACCAACACCTGCCCCGCCGCGTACGACAACCTGCACCCCAACGCGCTGGGCGAGTTCCAGATCGCGTCCGCCTTCGAGCGCACCCTCCACGACGGCTACGGCATCGGGCAGTTCGTGCCCAGCATCCCCGGCACCGTCCCCCGGCGGCCGGTCCTCCCGGTGAACAGCGTCGTCGCGGAGTCCGCCCCGAGCGGTGTGAAGGTGACCTGGACACCGGTGTTCGGCGCACGTGGCTACACCGTCCGCTACCGGCTCGCGGGTCTCACGGAGTGGAACGAGGCCCGGGTATGGACCAACCGCTACGACACCACCTGGACCGAGGACGGCTGGACCTGGGAGTACCAGGTCCGCACCGACAACGACGGCGACGGCGAGTCGGTGTGGTCCGGCACGGTCACCGCGACCGCGCACCCCGAGACCGCCGCACCACCCCGGAACATCGTCACCCGCGCGACGGCCACGGGCGTCGACGTGTCCTGGGACGCGGCGACCGGTCCCCACACGGACGGCATCGACCGGTACCAGATCATCACCTGGGACAGGGACGTCCCCGGCGCCTACATCGGCGGCACGGCGGTCAGGGGGACGTCCGTCCACATCGACGGTCTCGTCCCGGGGCACCACTACCTCGTCGCACTGGTGACCTGGAACCGCGCCGGCGGCGGCATGCCCGGCGTGGCGAGGTCCGTGACGATCGGCGCGGGGGTGCCGCCCGTGCCGGCGAACCTCAGGATCGCGTCCGTCGACCCCACGACGGTCCAACTGAACTGGCAGGGTTCCCCGGAGGCGGCCGGCTACCGGGTCTGGGTGCGGAACGTCTCCGACCACAGCCCGGTCTCGCCGGAACCGTACGTCACCGACACGCCCGACCACCGGATCGCCTTCCTCTTCCCGGGCAACTGGAACTACGAGTTCTGCGTCACCGCGATCAACGGGGCGTCGGAGTCCGCGCGGACCCCCTGTGTCTCGGTCCCGCTTCCGCCGCCGTCCACCGGAACGGCTCAACTACCGTCCGCAGGAGGTGAATCGCCGACCGCGCCGGAGGACCTGCTCGTGCGGCGCGGCCAACTCGCCGACCCGCGGCGGGACCTGGTCGCAGCCGCCCCCGCCGGCTGA
- a CDS encoding acyl carrier protein, with product MDTTRSAPSTPEALRSAVRDAWATVLQHDEFTDTDPFFSVGGTSLLGAQLTAVLGAGLGRRVPVRLLIAHPTVEELAAALTP from the coding sequence ATGGACACCACTCGGTCCGCCCCGAGCACCCCCGAGGCCCTGCGCTCCGCCGTCCGCGACGCCTGGGCGACCGTGCTCCAGCACGACGAATTCACGGACACCGACCCGTTCTTCTCCGTCGGCGGCACCTCGCTGCTCGGCGCCCAGCTGACCGCCGTCCTCGGCGCCGGACTGGGCCGCCGGGTACCGGTCCGTCTGCTCATCGCCCACCCGACCGTCGAGGAGCTCGCCGCGGCGCTGACTCCCTGA
- a CDS encoding non-ribosomal peptide synthetase, whose amino-acid sequence MPVVTRLTRQQEAVWMAQLLDRGGDSYHIPMAFRLSGEVDPEALDRALRHLALAHPVLCARVVEELPGATAGPRSFDEGPWQTVAPPPGRVLTVHEPVDPDGGELLRELASRPFDPEAPLRFAAHLIRVRNSAESVLLMVYDHLVIDAPSVALLGAGLSEAYGAALGGRPIEPPVPELSYVTYALEQQRELAGAAADRNAEFWRGYLAGLPARAAGRARGVAVGQVAGEFAIELPAGLEAAVHRERASLFSLLLGALSLTAHHLLGREGEALLSYPAVDWNRAAHPEGVGLFTDLLPFRSLEPLPGETLAAYVARAADRLFDCLEHQNAPGADLRAPDEPAVMLSLHDLTGTDLTLDGLAVERIPVYPRSPKTGLLIAVETSPGGTTARLQYDPARCPADRARRIGAAFARVLAQVVEHPAAPALAVELVDQAERERLLDPGPYPGEPVPVTELFLGHSRRTPSATALVTAEHSWNYRQLADASGRIAAGLVDRGVAPGSVVALGLPRSPEFVAAALGVLRAGCSFFPLDTEQPPRRLAYLLADTGSAGLITADGGRPAWAAAGTVVVGASLDGTPETAGPGLAVDGPDRAVGGADGAYVITTSGSTGQPKGVGVPHRALANNLRWKAAEFGLGPEDRVYFKTPAVFDASVWEYLLPLTVGAAVVVAPSWAHRDPAVLAREMIELGVTVVQFVPTLAKAVLAEPAGLDHGRIRLVCFGGEVLDQALAARTAERCGAEVVNLYGPTEAAIDATFHRWSAADPADRDGTENQDGTAGQDGTVPIGRPIDGCRALVLGVGDQLLPDGFVGELHLGGMPLATGYLNRPDLTGRSFRPDPFGAGKEQSELPDQPERPVPRLYRTGDLVRRDGSGRLRYLGRTDGQLKVRGVRLETAELVAAALAHPGVRDAVAALTGDSGDRLTLYYLAHRQVAVEAAELRAALARTLPAGYLPQLFVELLEFPLTASGKVDLRALPAPSSATPADGPLAAPRRPRPGLERRLAALWADVLQIAEEHIPRDLSLFELGGSSLQLIRLHARLRRELQADLPVTDLFKFPTVAAVAAALSAPAPHQGLR is encoded by the coding sequence ATGCCTGTCGTCACACGGCTGACGAGACAACAGGAAGCCGTCTGGATGGCGCAGTTGCTCGATCGCGGCGGCGATTCCTATCACATACCGATGGCCTTCCGGCTGAGCGGGGAGGTGGACCCCGAGGCGCTGGACCGTGCGCTGCGGCATCTTGCTCTCGCCCATCCCGTGCTGTGCGCACGGGTGGTCGAAGAACTCCCCGGCGCCACCGCGGGGCCGCGTTCCTTCGACGAAGGGCCCTGGCAGACCGTCGCACCGCCCCCCGGGCGGGTGCTCACGGTGCACGAACCGGTGGATCCGGACGGTGGCGAACTGCTGCGCGAACTCGCCTCGCGCCCGTTCGACCCCGAGGCGCCGTTGCGCTTCGCCGCCCACCTGATCCGTGTCCGGAACAGTGCGGAGTCCGTCCTGCTGATGGTGTACGACCACCTGGTGATCGACGCGCCGTCGGTCGCGCTGCTCGGCGCCGGCCTGTCCGAGGCCTACGGGGCGGCGCTCGGTGGGCGTCCGATCGAGCCCCCCGTGCCCGAACTCTCCTATGTGACCTATGCGCTGGAGCAGCAGCGGGAGCTCGCGGGAGCCGCGGCGGACCGCAACGCGGAGTTCTGGCGCGGCTACCTGGCCGGCCTGCCCGCCCGTGCGGCGGGCCGGGCGCGCGGTGTGGCCGTCGGCCAGGTGGCCGGTGAGTTCGCGATCGAGCTGCCCGCCGGCCTGGAGGCGGCGGTGCACCGTGAGCGGGCCTCGCTCTTCTCCCTGCTGCTCGGTGCCCTCTCGCTGACCGCCCATCACCTGCTGGGCCGCGAGGGCGAGGCGCTGCTGAGCTACCCGGCGGTGGACTGGAACCGGGCGGCCCACCCGGAGGGCGTCGGGCTCTTCACCGACCTGTTGCCGTTCCGCAGCCTGGAGCCGCTCCCGGGGGAGACGCTGGCCGCGTACGTCGCCCGGGCGGCCGACCGGCTCTTCGACTGCCTCGAGCACCAGAACGCCCCGGGCGCCGACCTGCGCGCGCCGGACGAGCCCGCCGTGATGCTCTCGTTGCACGACCTGACCGGGACGGACCTGACGCTGGACGGCCTGGCGGTGGAGCGGATCCCGGTCTACCCCCGGTCCCCGAAGACCGGACTGCTGATCGCGGTGGAGACCTCGCCCGGAGGGACCACCGCCCGACTGCAGTACGACCCGGCCCGCTGCCCGGCCGACCGGGCCCGGCGGATCGGCGCCGCGTTCGCCCGGGTGCTCGCCCAGGTGGTCGAGCACCCGGCCGCACCCGCGCTCGCGGTGGAGCTGGTCGACCAGGCCGAGCGCGAGCGGCTGCTCGACCCCGGGCCGTACCCGGGAGAGCCCGTTCCGGTGACCGAGCTGTTCCTCGGGCACAGCCGGCGCACACCTTCGGCCACCGCCCTGGTGACGGCAGAACACAGCTGGAACTACCGGCAGTTGGCCGACGCCTCCGGTCGGATCGCCGCCGGGCTGGTGGACCGGGGGGTCGCGCCCGGCTCGGTCGTGGCGCTCGGCCTGCCGCGCTCGCCGGAGTTCGTTGCCGCCGCGCTCGGTGTGCTGCGCGCCGGCTGTTCCTTCTTCCCGCTGGACACCGAGCAGCCGCCGCGCCGGCTGGCCTACCTGTTGGCCGACACCGGCAGTGCCGGGTTGATCACCGCCGACGGGGGCCGGCCCGCCTGGGCCGCGGCCGGGACGGTGGTGGTCGGTGCGTCGCTCGACGGGACGCCGGAGACCGCCGGACCCGGCCTCGCCGTGGACGGACCCGATCGTGCGGTGGGCGGTGCCGACGGCGCCTATGTGATCACCACCTCCGGCAGCACCGGCCAGCCCAAGGGTGTCGGTGTGCCGCACCGGGCGCTGGCGAACAACCTGCGCTGGAAGGCCGCAGAGTTCGGGCTCGGCCCCGAGGACCGGGTCTACTTCAAGACCCCCGCGGTCTTCGACGCCTCGGTCTGGGAGTACCTGCTCCCGCTGACCGTCGGCGCGGCCGTGGTGGTGGCCCCGTCCTGGGCGCACCGCGACCCGGCCGTCCTGGCCCGGGAGATGATCGAACTGGGCGTCACCGTGGTGCAGTTCGTCCCGACCCTGGCCAAGGCCGTGCTGGCCGAGCCGGCCGGGCTGGACCACGGGCGGATCCGGCTGGTCTGCTTCGGCGGCGAGGTGCTCGACCAGGCCCTGGCCGCCAGGACCGCCGAGCGGTGCGGGGCGGAGGTGGTCAACCTCTACGGGCCCACCGAGGCCGCCATCGACGCCACCTTCCACCGCTGGTCGGCCGCCGACCCGGCGGACCGGGACGGCACGGAGAACCAGGACGGCACGGCGGGCCAGGACGGCACGGTGCCGATCGGCCGGCCGATCGACGGCTGCCGGGCTCTGGTGCTCGGCGTCGGCGACCAGCTGCTGCCCGACGGGTTCGTCGGGGAACTCCACCTCGGCGGAATGCCACTGGCGACCGGCTACCTCAACCGGCCCGATCTGACCGGCCGGTCCTTCCGGCCCGATCCGTTCGGTGCCGGCAAAGAGCAGTCCGAGCTGCCCGACCAGCCCGAGCGGCCGGTTCCCCGCCTCTACCGCACCGGCGACCTGGTGCGCCGCGACGGATCCGGTCGGCTGCGCTACCTCGGCCGGACGGACGGTCAGTTGAAGGTGCGCGGGGTGCGACTGGAGACCGCGGAGCTGGTCGCCGCTGCGCTCGCCCACCCCGGGGTCCGGGACGCCGTCGCCGCCCTCACCGGCGACAGCGGTGACCGGCTCACCCTGTACTACCTGGCGCACCGGCAGGTGGCCGTCGAGGCCGCCGAGCTGCGGGCCGCGCTGGCCCGCACCCTGCCGGCCGGGTACTTGCCCCAACTTTTCGTCGAACTGCTCGAGTTCCCGCTCACCGCGAGCGGCAAGGTGGATCTGCGGGCGCTGCCCGCGCCGAGCTCCGCCACGCCCGCCGACGGGCCGCTGGCGGCCCCGCGCCGTCCACGCCCCGGCCTGGAGCGCAGGCTCGCCGCGCTCTGGGCGGACGTCCTGCAGATCGCCGAGGAGCACATCCCGCGCGATCTCAGTCTCTTCGAACTCGGCGGGAGTTCCCTCCAGTTGATCCGCCTGCACGCCCGGCTGCGGCGCGAGCTGCAGGCCGATCTGCCGGTCACCGACCTGTTCAAGTTCCCCACCGTCGCCGCCGTGGCAGCCGCGCTGAGCGCCCCGGCCCCGCACCAAGGACTCCGATGA
- a CDS encoding type I polyketide synthase, with the protein MTPSTDDRAVAVVGMSVRLPGAPTVDDYWALLLAGGSALEPATPAELTAAGVPDDVAEDPRYLAVAGRAADTEYFDAAYFGLAPAEAAAMDPQQRVMLEEALHALEDAGWARLPADRRIGVFCGSGENRYGELLRAAGADPGLGSSAAALPLRISYHLDLRGPSVFVQSLCSTALAAVHLARTSLLNGECDAALAGAVSLALPQEHGYLAEDGGVLSATGALRPFDADADGTVPGSGAGVLVLKRLADALASGDTVHAVIRGSALNNDGADRLSFAAPSVAGQREVILAALEDAAIDPATVGLLEAHGTGTPLGDPVELAALLEARRVLGVSSPCAIGAVKSTVGHLDGAAGVAGLVKAVLAVREGVVPATRGHRRLNPAIDLAGSGLRVVTATEPWPQADGPRRAAVTALGVGGTNAHLIVEQPPTATAPATAPVPGTAPASAPVPVTATAPAAAPASEGPQPQLLPVSAHTPSAFAQARADLLAAAATVGRTGPAQALAALAAALQDDRRPRELRRALVVGDPDDLSALAELEPVTDRELVLALAPTSPTTSLAAGSADAEADAVADAAGREFDAQLAGLEALARLGIVPTALHAEGAGEFAALAHSGALPADRARDFAGRQAQALAALDRGAGTEGHRVLAALVAELTGTRPEPPRIGLRSAALDRSLVAGHPLTGTELATLVETAAFGTPGPSPDERLPRVGDPADRVALLRLVAYCWERGATVDWAALRPAGPRPARFALPRYPFRRDRHWHPAATPVGPATPAGSALAPLAALRERPGGASQLPPDVRGGLAAIWAEVLGIDEPAADDNFYALGGHSIIAAQVLTRIRERFGVRLTLGDFLDADTLADTAALVEAELAADRLYSSLTTGSADDGLDLVEL; encoded by the coding sequence ATGACCCCAAGCACCGACGACCGCGCCGTCGCCGTGGTCGGCATGTCCGTACGCCTTCCGGGCGCCCCGACCGTCGACGACTACTGGGCGCTGCTGCTCGCCGGCGGCAGCGCGCTCGAGCCGGCCACCCCGGCGGAACTCACCGCCGCCGGCGTGCCGGACGACGTGGCCGAGGACCCCCGCTACCTCGCGGTGGCGGGCCGGGCGGCCGACACCGAGTACTTCGACGCCGCCTACTTCGGCCTCGCCCCGGCCGAGGCCGCCGCCATGGACCCCCAGCAGCGGGTGATGCTGGAGGAGGCGCTGCACGCCCTGGAGGACGCCGGCTGGGCCCGGCTGCCCGCCGACCGGCGGATCGGCGTCTTCTGCGGCAGCGGGGAGAACCGCTACGGCGAGCTGCTCCGGGCGGCCGGCGCCGATCCCGGCCTGGGCAGCTCCGCCGCCGCACTGCCGCTGCGGATCTCGTACCACCTGGACCTGCGCGGACCGAGCGTGTTCGTGCAGAGCCTCTGCTCCACCGCGCTGGCCGCCGTGCACCTGGCCCGGACCAGCCTGCTCAACGGCGAGTGCGACGCCGCGCTGGCCGGCGCGGTCTCGCTCGCGCTCCCGCAGGAGCACGGCTACCTGGCCGAGGACGGCGGCGTGCTCTCCGCCACCGGCGCGCTGCGGCCGTTCGACGCGGACGCCGACGGCACGGTGCCCGGCAGCGGCGCCGGGGTCCTGGTGCTCAAGCGCCTCGCGGACGCCCTGGCGAGCGGTGACACCGTGCACGCCGTCATCCGCGGCTCCGCGCTGAACAACGACGGCGCGGACCGGCTCAGCTTCGCCGCGCCCAGCGTCGCCGGGCAGCGCGAGGTGATCCTGGCGGCGCTGGAGGACGCGGCGATCGACCCGGCGACGGTCGGCCTCCTGGAGGCGCACGGCACCGGCACACCGCTCGGCGACCCGGTCGAGCTGGCCGCGCTGCTGGAGGCCCGCCGGGTGCTGGGTGTGAGCAGCCCGTGCGCGATCGGCGCCGTCAAGTCGACGGTCGGTCACCTGGACGGTGCGGCCGGCGTGGCCGGGCTGGTCAAGGCGGTGCTGGCGGTCCGCGAGGGCGTCGTCCCCGCGACCCGCGGCCACCGGCGGCTCAACCCGGCGATCGACCTGGCCGGCAGCGGTCTGCGGGTGGTCACCGCCACCGAGCCGTGGCCGCAGGCCGACGGTCCGCGCCGTGCGGCGGTCACCGCGCTCGGTGTCGGCGGCACCAACGCCCATCTGATCGTCGAACAGCCCCCGACCGCGACCGCCCCGGCGACCGCTCCCGTTCCGGGGACCGCCCCGGCGAGCGCCCCCGTTCCCGTGACCGCGACCGCCCCGGCGGCCGCTCCCGCGTCGGAAGGGCCGCAGCCGCAGCTCCTGCCGGTCTCCGCACACACCCCGAGCGCCTTCGCCCAGGCCCGGGCGGACCTGCTCGCCGCCGCGGCCACGGTCGGCCGCACCGGTCCGGCGCAGGCACTGGCCGCACTGGCGGCCGCGCTGCAGGACGACCGGCGCCCGCGCGAGCTGCGCCGCGCCCTGGTGGTCGGTGACCCGGACGACCTGTCCGCGCTGGCCGAGCTGGAGCCGGTGACCGACCGCGAGCTGGTGCTGGCACTCGCGCCCACCTCGCCCACCACGTCCCTCGCAGCCGGCTCCGCCGACGCCGAGGCCGACGCCGTCGCGGACGCCGCCGGGCGGGAGTTCGACGCCCAGCTGGCCGGTCTGGAGGCGCTGGCCCGGCTGGGCATCGTCCCGACCGCGCTGCACGCCGAGGGCGCCGGCGAGTTCGCGGCCCTCGCGCACAGCGGGGCGCTCCCGGCCGACCGCGCCCGGGACTTCGCCGGCCGCCAGGCCCAGGCGCTGGCCGCCCTGGACCGCGGCGCCGGTACCGAGGGCCATCGGGTGCTGGCCGCCCTGGTCGCCGAGCTGACCGGCACCCGGCCCGAGCCGCCCCGGATCGGGCTGCGCTCCGCCGCGCTGGACCGCAGCCTCGTGGCCGGACACCCCCTCACCGGCACCGAACTCGCCACGCTCGTCGAAACGGCGGCCTTCGGCACCCCCGGACCGTCGCCGGACGAGCGGCTGCCCCGGGTCGGGGACCCGGCGGACCGCGTCGCGCTGCTGCGGCTGGTCGCGTACTGCTGGGAGCGCGGCGCCACGGTCGACTGGGCCGCCCTGCGCCCCGCCGGACCCCGGCCGGCCCGCTTCGCCCTGCCGCGCTACCCCTTCCGGCGGGACCGCCACTGGCACCCGGCCGCCACCCCCGTCGGCCCCGCCACCCCCGCCGGCAGCGCCCTGGCCCCCCTCGCGGCGCTGCGGGAGCGGCCCGGCGGGGCGTCGCAGCTCCCGCCGGACGTGCGGGGCGGACTCGCCGCGATCTGGGCCGAGGTGCTCGGCATCGACGAGCCCGCCGCCGACGACAACTTCTACGCGCTCGGCGGCCACTCGATCATCGCGGCCCAGGTGCTGACCCGGATCCGCGAACGGTTCGGGGTCCGGCTCACCCTCGGCGACTTCCTGGACGCAGACACCCTCGCGGACACCGCCGCCCTGGTCGAGGCCGAGCTGGCCGCCGACCGCCTCTACAGCTCCCTGACCACCGGGAGCGCCGACGACGGATTGGACCTGGTCGAACTGTGA